The genomic DNA CGCGCTCGACGCTGAAACCGGCGCGGAGCAATGGCGCTTCGCCACCGAGGGCGTGAAATTCAACCCCGTGGAGTTTGGTTTTGATCGTTGCGCCATCATCTCCTCGCCTGCGATCAGCGAGGACGCGGTGGTGTTCGGCGGGCGCGACGGTTTTTTGTATGCCCTCGAACGCGGCACGGGCAAAGAACGTTGGCGCTTTGATCATGAAATTTCGTGGGTCATCTCTTCGCCCGCGATTTACAACGGCGCGGCGATCACCGGCACTTCCGATGGCCGCTTCGTGCAAGCCGTCAATCTCGCCACGGGCAAAGAGCAATGGCGTTTCAACGCCACTGAAACGGTTTGGTCTTCGCCCACGGTGTGCGACTCGCTCGTTTATTTCGGCGACGGCGGCGGCAACGTGTTCGCCGTGCATGCGCGCAACGGCGCGGAGCAATGGCGCTTCAAAACACGCGACCGCATTTTCTCTTCGCCGATCGTGAGCGAGGGCGTGGTTTATATCGGCAGCGACGACGGCTATCTTTATGCGCTCACCGGCGCGACTTCGAATGGCTCCAAAGCGCGCAAAGCGAAACGCGCGGTTTATTGGGAAGCGAGCAAAGGCTTCAATTGGTTTCGCCACGACGTTGATGAACAAATTCGCGATTATTTCGTGCGCGAAGGATATGAGCTACTCGAGGCGCAAGGCCTAGCGCGGTTCATGCAAGAAAGCATTGCGAACCGCTCGTCGAGCGTGGTCGTGTTCGCCGCGAGCCGCGTACCTGCAACCGTGATCGATGACTCTTCCGAAGCCGCGCTATTGCGAAAATATTTGAATGCCGGCGGCAAAGTGGTGTGGCTCGGCGCGCCGCCGTTGGTTTATCGACGCGATCCGAAAACCGATCAGGTGACAGAGTTGGATTTCACGATTCCGGAGCGCATCGTTGGCGTGCGGTATCAAGGCCAGAGCGCCCTCGGCGTCAACGGATGGTATCGTTCTTCCGTTACGCGCGAGGGCATGCAATGGGGCTTGCTGCGCGATTGGTGGATCGGCGGCTTTGCCGTGAACGAAGCGCAAGTGACAACCGTGCTCGGCCGCGATGAACAAGGCAATGCTTCCGCCTGGGTGAAAAACTACGGCGGTCGCGAAGGCACCGGCCTCGTGCAACTCTGGCATAAACGCGAAGGCTCGGAAGATCTCGTTGCCATCAAAGCCGTCGCGGAATACGGACTTCGTTGAAGCTCACCATAACGAGTTCAGCCGCGGCTTGGCCGTCGTTTCATCATCTCAAATACCACGACCCGGTTGAAGCACACCGAAGAATTTTTCCAATCAAGGTGCTTTGCAACAGGAAGGATTCAAGATCATGCTAAGTCATCATCTCCTCACTACCTATCGAAATCTTCGCAAGCACAAAATTTATACTGCCATCAATATCAGTGGCCTGACCGTTGGATTGGGAAGCTGTTTGTTGATTGCCAACTTTTTGAGCCATGAATTGTCATTCGATCGTTTTCATCAAGAATCACAGAATATCTACAGAATCAATACCATCTTTACCGATAACTCCGGCACGATCACCGAAATGGCGAATACACCGCCGGCGCTGGTGCCTGGTATCAGGGGTGCATTCCCTGAGATCAAAACCTCTACCCAATTGCGATACGCGCAGCGCGCGCTGCTGGAAAATGGCGAACGGCGTTTCTATGAAAACCATGGATTTTATGCCGACTCGTTGTTCCTCGAAATTTTCAGCTTCCCATTGCAAGCAGGCAATCAAAACACGGCGCTCGATCAGCCTAATTCGGTTGTGCTCACCCGGGAAATGGCCGCGAAATATTTTGGGAAAGATGATCCCATGGGGAAAACCCTCATCATGAATAATGAGATTCCCCTAAAGGTGACCGGTATTCTGGAAGCAATACCGAGCACTTCACATCTGCAATTCGATTTTCTCGTGTCATTTTCCAGTTATCAAGTCCCTGCGGGCTATCTCTCCGATTTATCAAGTTGGAGTTGGGTGGGATTTCTCAGTTATGTGCTATTGCATGATGGTGCAAACCCCATTGCCCTTCAGGATAAACTCGATCAACTGTATCGGGAAAAGAATCCGGGAGATGATACTCCCTATCGAAATTATGTTCAACCTCTGGAGGACATCTATCTGGGTTCGGCTGATTTGGTTGACGATTTGGCAAGCGGCCTGCAGACGGGAAATCGCTTCACGATTTATACGCTGGGGATCGTTGCGCTGCTGATCCTGCTCATCGCGAGTTTTAACTTTATGAATCTATCCATTGCCGTTTCAGTGAGCCGCGGCAAGGAGGTGGGTTTGAGAAAAATATTAGGTGCAGAGAAAGGCAGTTTGGTAGCGCAGTTGTTGACTGAGTCTGAGGTGTTGGGCTTCATCAGCCTTGTGCTCGCCTATCTGTTCAGCTTGTTCGCCTTCGAATATTTCCAAGATCTCCTGGAGTGGAATTTCACCATTGACTGGACGCAGGTTTTGCAGTCACTGCCTTTTGCAATAGCCGTCACGTTTTTGATAGGAATCGTGGCAGGCCTTTATCCTGCGTTGTTGCTCTCGAGCCACAAAGCCGTGGCAGCGTTGAAGCAAAATGTAAAAAACAGTATGAGCACTGGTTCTCATTTAAGAAAAATCCTGATCGCCTTGCAGTTCTGTATTTCCTTTGCACTCATTGCGGCTACCATCGTCA from Cytophagia bacterium CHB2 includes the following:
- a CDS encoding PQQ-like beta-propeller repeat protein yields the protein ALDAETGAEQWRFATEGVKFNPVEFGFDRCAIISSPAISEDAVVFGGRDGFLYALERGTGKERWRFDHEISWVISSPAIYNGAAITGTSDGRFVQAVNLATGKEQWRFNATETVWSSPTVCDSLVYFGDGGGNVFAVHARNGAEQWRFKTRDRIFSSPIVSEGVVYIGSDDGYLYALTGATSNGSKARKAKRAVYWEASKGFNWFRHDVDEQIRDYFVREGYELLEAQGLARFMQESIANRSSSVVVFAASRVPATVIDDSSEAALLRKYLNAGGKVVWLGAPPLVYRRDPKTDQVTELDFTIPERIVGVRYQGQSALGVNGWYRSSVTREGMQWGLLRDWWIGGFAVNEAQVTTVLGRDEQGNASAWVKNYGGREGTGLVQLWHKREGSEDLVAIKAVAEYGLR
- a CDS encoding FtsX-like permease family protein — translated: MLSHHLLTTYRNLRKHKIYTAINISGLTVGLGSCLLIANFLSHELSFDRFHQESQNIYRINTIFTDNSGTITEMANTPPALVPGIRGAFPEIKTSTQLRYAQRALLENGERRFYENHGFYADSLFLEIFSFPLQAGNQNTALDQPNSVVLTREMAAKYFGKDDPMGKTLIMNNEIPLKVTGILEAIPSTSHLQFDFLVSFSSYQVPAGYLSDLSSWSWVGFLSYVLLHDGANPIALQDKLDQLYREKNPGDDTPYRNYVQPLEDIYLGSADLVDDLASGLQTGNRFTIYTLGIVALLILLIASFNFMNLSIAVSVSRGKEVGLRKILGAEKGSLVAQLLTESEVLGFISLVLAYLFSLFAFEYFQDLLEWNFTIDWTQVLQSLPFAIAVTFLIGIVAGLYPALLLSSHKAVAALKQNVKNSMSTGSHLRKILIALQFCISFALIAATIVITRQFTYLSDQKLGFDKENVVVIKLLPQDMTRYYETFRNSLLQNNHIISVSRSERTMGEPWPVNMILVDGRDQPESKQIRGNQVGYDFLETMGIKLKEGRSFSQAFGSDPTESIMINEKTVAYLGLKDPIGKKVHYFSSAGPRTIIGVVEDFNFLSLHHEISPIALIMPFVDIEYLFVRVGPGNIAEKIAAVQNIWEQTNPGVPLEYRFMDDHLNKLYHNEQKLSYLISGFSGLTIVLACLGLYGLIAFTLNQRRKEMGIRKVLGASISSLLMQFSRQYILLIGVASLIAVPAIQYVLNLWLESFAYRIEISWWIYFLAMLALIVIALFTISHQAISAALVNPVNVLKDE